AACGAAGATAAATAACGAAACTCGAAAAATTCTATTTTCCGGCGATCTGGGAAGACCGGAAATTCCGGTTTTGAATGAACCTGATCAGGTTTATAATGTTGATTATCTAATTTTAGAATCCACTTATGGAAATCGATTACACGAATCCAGCGAACCGATTGAAGAGCTTGTAAATGTGATCAAAAGAAGCATGGATCGCGGCGGATCTCTAACGATTCCGGCTTTCAGTGTGGGCAGAACACAGACATTACTATTTCTTCTGCGTCTTTTGGAAGCTGAAGGAAAAATTCCCTCCTATCCAATTTTTGTGGATTCTCCCATGGCAATTGAAGCACTGCAGATTTTCGAAAATCACATCCAAGATTTTGACCTGTTTACACGCATGCAGAATATGGCAGGAAAAGATATTTTCCGTCCCAGAAATCTACATATCTGCCGTAGTAAACAGGATTCAATGAGTATCAACGATCATAAATCCGGCTGTATCATAATTTCCGCTAGCGGCATGGTTACCGGTGGCAGAATAGTTCATCATCTCAAACAAAGGCTTCCCGATCCCAAAAATACAGTTCTACTGATAGGTTATCAGGCTATCGGAACGCGCGGCAGAACGATAATGGAAAAAAAAGAAACTGTGAAAATTCATGGAAAGGAAATTCCAATAAATGCACAAATAGAAATGATTGACGGTTTTTCCGGTCATGCCGATTACAATGAAATGCTGGCCTGGCTGATGCCGTTCAATAAATCACCCAGGGCAACTTTTCTGGTTCATGGAGAAGAAAATGCCAGCGAAGCGATGGCAGAAAAGATCAAACAGACTTATCATTGGAACGTAAAAATTCCCCAATTTGGCGAGAGTTTTGAATTAGAATAAAAACCCTTGCCAAGGTTGTGAAACTTTCATAAATTCTCGACCTTCGCAAGGTTTGAGCACCAGTTTTAATCTAGAATTATGACTTGGTTCACAGATAAAAATGAAAAGAAATATTTAGTTTGTAAAATTACGGACCGTAAAAATACGAACTGAAAAATAAATTAGATTTATCATTAAAACTTGACGTAAAATAATTTAAATTACAAATCACAAATAGTGATAGAAATGTTACGCTAATAGAGGTAAAATATGAATTTATTCGATGAGAATTTGCAATTGAAAAAAAGCGATCCAACCAAAACGGAAGCCTGGAAAAAGCTCCAGGAACACTATAAAGAGATGAAAACTGTCCACATGAAAGATCTCTTTAAAAAAGATCCTGAACGATTCACGGAATTTTCTTTACGATTCGGCGAAGTTTTATATGATTTTTCTAAGAATATCATCACTTCCAAAACTATGAAGCTGTTAGTGGAATTAGCTAAAGAAGTTGATCTGAAAGACGCAATCGACAAGATGTTTGGTGGTGAAAAGATCAACGAAACAGAAAACAGAGCAGTGCTTCACACAGCCCTTAGAAATCGTTCTGATGAGCCAGTTTTCTTTGAAGATGAAGATGTCATTCCACAGGTAAAAGAAGTTCTGGATAAGATCAGAGATTTTTCCGAAAAGATCATTTCCGGTCTCTGGCTGGGATATTCCGGCAAACCGATCACAGATATTGTAAATATCGGAATTGGTGGTTCCGATCTGGGACCGTTCATGGTTGCTGGAGTTTTGAAACCGTACAACAAAATAAACATCAATACCCATTTTGTTTCCAATATCGACGGAACACATATCGTGGAAACTCTAAAGAATCTAAATCCCGAAACTACGCTTTTCATGATCGCTTCCAAAACATTTACCACAGTGGAAACCATGATAAATGCCAACACAGCCAAGCATTGGTTCCTAAGTGAAGCGATCAAAGAAGATATGATGAAACAACATTTTGTGGCAATTTCTACCAACGAAGAAAAAGTTAAGGAATTCGGTATTGATCCGCAAAATATGTTCATTTTCTGGGATTGGGTTGGTGGCCGTTTTTCACTTTGGAGCGCTATCGGACTTTCCATTGCCTGCACGATTGGTTATGAAAATTTTGAAGAATTACTGGAAGGGGCTCATGAAATGGATAGGCATTTCAAAAATACAAAATTCGACAAGAATATTCCGGTAATTCTGGCACTTCTCGGCGTGTGGTACAACAATTTCTTTGGAGCACAATCAGAAGCAATTATACCTTACGATCAGTACATGCATCGCTTCACTTCTTACATGCAGCAACTCAATATGGAAAGCAACGGTAAAGGTGTAGATCGCAATGGAAAAAAAGTGAAATATGAAACCGGACCGGTAATTTGGGGAAAGCCGGGAACAAACGGTCAACATGCTTTTTTCCAGCTTTTACATCAAGGCACAAAAATGATTCCCTGCGATTTCATCGCCTCTGCTCTCAGCAAAAATCCCATCGGAGAACATCAACAAATTCTGCTGGCAAATTTCTTCGCTCAAACCGAAGCTCTGATGATGGGAAAAGATGAAAAACAGGTTGTCAAAGAATTGAAAGCTGCTGGAAAATCTAAAGAAGAAATCCAGAAGCTTACACCATATAAAATATTTGATGGCAACAGGCCAACCAATACGATCCTGATGAAAAGGATCACTCCCTACAATCTGGGAAGTCTTATTGCCATGTACGAACATAAAATCTTTGTACAGGGAATTATCTGGAATATTTACAGTTTCGATCAGTGGGGAGTGGAACTTGGAAAAGAACTGGCAAATAATATTCTGGAAGAATTAAAAAAGAAATCTAAGGTTAAAACTCATGATAAATCTACGCGGGGTTTGATAAATGCTTTCAAAGATTTTACTAAAGATACTCCCACCACCGGAAAATCTGATTTGGATCACATTGCTGCTCATGGTTTTGCTATGGGTTCGGATTGGAATCCACCACAATTAAATGAAATGCATCACAAAATTATTGAACAATGCGTAGAAAAACCACTTTCCAGCCAGGAAATAGCAGATGCTCTGCAGCGTCATGGAAAATCTGGAAATCTGAAAAGAGCGATTTCTTCTTTGAAAAATAAAAGATACTTAGCTTTCACGATCCCCGATAAACCGGGAAGTTCAAAACAGAAATATAAGATAACACGAAAAGGTATGAAAGCTTTGGAACAAT
This genomic interval from Candidatus Cloacimonadota bacterium contains the following:
- the pgi gene encoding glucose-6-phosphate isomerase — translated: MNLFDENLQLKKSDPTKTEAWKKLQEHYKEMKTVHMKDLFKKDPERFTEFSLRFGEVLYDFSKNIITSKTMKLLVELAKEVDLKDAIDKMFGGEKINETENRAVLHTALRNRSDEPVFFEDEDVIPQVKEVLDKIRDFSEKIISGLWLGYSGKPITDIVNIGIGGSDLGPFMVAGVLKPYNKININTHFVSNIDGTHIVETLKNLNPETTLFMIASKTFTTVETMINANTAKHWFLSEAIKEDMMKQHFVAISTNEEKVKEFGIDPQNMFIFWDWVGGRFSLWSAIGLSIACTIGYENFEELLEGAHEMDRHFKNTKFDKNIPVILALLGVWYNNFFGAQSEAIIPYDQYMHRFTSYMQQLNMESNGKGVDRNGKKVKYETGPVIWGKPGTNGQHAFFQLLHQGTKMIPCDFIASALSKNPIGEHQQILLANFFAQTEALMMGKDEKQVVKELKAAGKSKEEIQKLTPYKIFDGNRPTNTILMKRITPYNLGSLIAMYEHKIFVQGIIWNIYSFDQWGVELGKELANNILEELKKKSKVKTHDKSTRGLINAFKDFTKDTPTTGKSDLDHIAAHGFAMGSDWNPPQLNEMHHKIIEQCVEKPLSSQEIADALQRHGKSGNLKRAISSLKNKRYLAFTIPDKPGSSKQKYKITRKGMKALEQYGQHKKVILNRIQVIKGDITNLKVDAIVNAANTSLLGGGGVDGAIHRAAGEELKIECRKLGGCPTGEARITPGFQLPAKNVIHAVGPVWHGGKTKENQLLASCYKNSLDLAVKNGIRTIAFPAISCGVYRFPFDKAAEIAVQEVKKFLEINSTVEKVIFSCFNDDIYNAYLEVVKETF
- a CDS encoding MBL fold metallo-hydrolase, translated to MPKLTFLGATGTVTGSRFHLEIEGKNLLIDCGMFQGPKKIRLKNWEEFPVPPSLFDYVLLTHAHIDHSGYLPKFVREGFNGKIICTHATAELCKVMLKDSAHIQEEDAKWANKKGFSKHSPALPLYTTEDAEKAIKLFAPVHYGDHFKLTENTRIKFHDSGHILGSALIDIKTKINNETRKILFSGDLGRPEIPVLNEPDQVYNVDYLILESTYGNRLHESSEPIEELVNVIKRSMDRGGSLTIPAFSVGRTQTLLFLLRLLEAEGKIPSYPIFVDSPMAIEALQIFENHIQDFDLFTRMQNMAGKDIFRPRNLHICRSKQDSMSINDHKSGCIIISASGMVTGGRIVHHLKQRLPDPKNTVLLIGYQAIGTRGRTIMEKKETVKIHGKEIPINAQIEMIDGFSGHADYNEMLAWLMPFNKSPRATFLVHGEENASEAMAEKIKQTYHWNVKIPQFGESFELE